In a single window of the Olivibacter sp. SDN3 genome:
- a CDS encoding rhomboid family intramembrane serine protease, with amino-acid sequence MKRSFLGELYFKAFQSGNKLNFFIAINTIIFLLLGILALIDFFANTTIGITTLTQLALPASLEKLIYRPWTILTYMFTQNGFFHFLFNMLWLYWLGIIFLSFLNNRQLVFVYLAGGFVGGLIFLILYNVVPAFYSSSALLVGSSGSVYAVVIATATLVPDYTIRMLFFGNVRLKYLAIAFIVLNFLGLGGSNIGGSLAHLGGALLGFLYINQLRKGTDWSRLFKNQKKRLRVVKNEHPPRKSKTSFTNQEYIDSILDKISKSGYNSLSKDEKEALFNAGKQDQD; translated from the coding sequence ATGAAGAGATCTTTTTTAGGTGAATTGTACTTTAAAGCATTTCAGTCTGGCAATAAGCTTAACTTCTTTATAGCAATTAATACTATTATTTTCTTATTGCTCGGCATCCTTGCGTTAATAGATTTCTTTGCTAACACAACTATCGGTATCACCACGCTAACGCAGCTCGCGTTACCGGCAAGTTTAGAAAAGCTGATCTACCGACCCTGGACCATACTAACCTACATGTTCACGCAAAATGGCTTTTTTCACTTTCTATTTAACATGTTATGGCTTTATTGGTTAGGTATTATTTTCCTCAGCTTTCTAAATAACAGGCAACTTGTATTTGTGTACCTCGCTGGTGGGTTTGTAGGCGGACTTATTTTTCTTATACTCTATAATGTGGTGCCTGCTTTTTATTCCAGCTCCGCGCTACTTGTTGGCTCTTCAGGCAGTGTATATGCAGTAGTGATTGCAACGGCAACTTTAGTGCCGGATTATACCATTCGTATGCTTTTCTTTGGCAATGTCCGCCTCAAGTATTTAGCCATAGCGTTTATTGTTTTAAATTTCCTCGGTTTAGGCGGAAGCAATATTGGAGGAAGCCTAGCTCACTTGGGGGGAGCCTTGCTCGGCTTTTTATACATTAATCAATTACGTAAGGGTACCGACTGGAGCAGGCTGTTTAAAAATCAAAAGAAAAGATTAAGAGTTGTAAAAAATGAACATCCTCCGCGAAAGAGTAAAACGTCCTTCACCAACCAAGAATATATTGACAGTATCTTAGACAAGATATCCAAATCCGGATATAATAGTTTAAGCAAAGACGAAAAAGAGGCCCTTTTTAATGCAGGCAAGCAAGACCAAGATTAA